The segment GTTTTGGAATGATATAATCTTTGCCGAACTTAAGATTTTTTTGCAAATAGGCAATATTTACCTCTTCCGGAACCGGTTCCTTTGCTAATAGCGCGAGAGCATGGGCAGCGGCCAGTTTCATCTCTTCATTGATCTTGGTGGCCATGACATCCATGGCGCCCCGGAAAATAAAAGGAAAACCAAGTACATTGTTAACCTGGTTGGGATTGTCAGACCGGCCGGTAGCCATAATTAAGTCGTCGCGGGTGGATACGGCTTCATCATAAAGAATTTCAGGCACAGGGTTGGCCATCGCGAAAACAATGGGGTGAGGTGCCATGGAGATAAGATATTCTTTTTTCAAAGCACCGGCCACTGAAAGTCCAAGAAACACATCAGCGCCACGTAAAGCTTCTTCGAGAGTATGAATATCACGGGTAGTGGCGAAGAAGCGTTTATAAGGATTTAAATCGGTCCGGTCGGCACGTAAAACTCCTTTGCTGTCAACCATAATTACGTTTTCATGCTTTATACCCAATGATAAGTAAAGCTTCGTGCAGGAAATGGCAGCAGCCCCGGCCCCATTCACCACCACGATGATTTCTTCGATTTTTTTCCCCGTGATCTCGAGGGAATTGAGCAAACCTGCTGCCGTGATAATGGCTGTCCCGTGCTGATCGTCATGCATGACAGGGATATCAAGCGCTTCCTTAATTCTGTCCTCTATTTCGAAACATTCCGGTGCCTTGATATCTTCAAGATTTATCCCACCGAATGTTGGAGCAATGGCAATAACAGTTTCCACGAACTTGTCAATGTCTTTCGTGTTCACTTCAATATCGAAAACGTCAAGATCGGCAAAAATTTTGAACAACAATCCTTTCCCTTCCATTACGGGCTTGCCGGCTTCCGGGCCGATATCACCAAGGCCAAGAACGGCCGTTCCATTCGTGATCACAGCCACAAGATTGCCTTTGATGGTATATTTGTATACATCTGCCGGGTTCTTTTGAATTTCAAGACACGGTATGGCAACTCCCGGTGTATAGGCCAGAGAAAGATCTTTCTGCGTGCTGTAAGGTTTGGTCGGTATGACTTCCAGTTTTCCCGGCCGGCCCTGGGAATGATATTCCAGTGCTTGTTTGCTTGAGAGGGTATCCATTTCTATACGGTTTTATTGTTAAGAAATTAACAGAAATAGCAAAAATAATATTTTCAATTCATTTCCGATCATGAATGAAAGGAAGATTAGTTCTAAATTAAATTTATATTTTTGCCCGGCCAAACATCATTAATTCAGAAATTTCTCATCATGTACGAATATATCCAGGGTAAACTAGTTGAAATTAATCCCGTGTATGCTGTATTAGATACCGGAGGAACAGGATTCATCCTGCAGATCACATTAAATACATTCACTAAAATCTCAGGTTTGGAGAACTGCAAGTTATATGTTCATCAGGTCATAAGGGAGGACGCGCATGTCTTGTTTGGTTTTGCAGACCAGGAAGAGCGGGAACTTTTTCGCTTGCTGATCTCTGTTTCAGGAGTCGGGCCCAACACGGCAAGATTGCTGCTTTCCTCACTCAATGTTGCCGAATTAAAGGAGGCCATCGTGACCGGCAAGGTCGGTATCCTGAAATCAGTCAAAGGGATCGGTGAGAAATCGGCACAACGGATTATTGTCGACCTGAAAGATAAAATAGATAAAGGGACAGCCTGGCCTCAAAAAGTTGAAATATCACACAATACTATCAGGGAACAATCGTTATCAGGACTGGTAGTTTTGGGGTTCCCCAGGAAAGTGGCTGAAAAAGCAATAGATGAGGTGATCAAAGAATTCAGGCAGCTTGGTGATATTGAAGTTGAAGGAGGATCATTGAGTGTGGAACGATTAATAAAAGAAGCCCTGAAAAGAATTTGATAATTAAAAAGAGGATAATAAGACTAGCCAGTAATTGAAAACTTTCCCCGGAGTTTTCAATTTTGTTTGGAAGAAGGCCTAAAATCAGGAAATTCCTTGCGGATAATATTGAAAAACATATTTACCTTTTGCCTGATCTTCCTGATGTTCCTGCTTTCGTGGAAAATTCCTGCGAATGTGGGCAGCAGGGAGATTAATGCACAAAATTTGCCTTGGTATTCACCTCCTGATACCACCAAAGGAGGTGATACCTCGGTTGTTTTGCCATTTCCCCCTCCCCGGCAGGATGATTACCTGCTTTATATGCCTGAAGATACAGGAGGGTTCTACCTGCGTCCGCCTTCCAACCTTAGTACAGAGATTGAATACGACCCTGAATCAAATCAGTATTATTTCAGGAATAAGATCGGCAAACTTGATTACCGGAATCCCACCTATATGACTTTTGATGAATACCAGCAATTTGATCTTGACCGGTCGATCAAGCAGTATTGGCGGGAGCGGTCGATGACGAGCAGCAGCCTGGCCCGTGACGGCATCATCCCGAGCATTTATATCGGCGGACAGGTCTTCGATAAGATCTTCGGAAGCAATACTATTGATATAAGACCCCAGGGATCGGCTGAACTGACCTTTGGTGTGCTGTCCAATAAGCGAGATGACCCTACCCTTAACGTGCGGCAGCGCAAGACTACTAATTTCGACTTCGACATGAATATCCAGATGAATGTCCAGGCGAAAATTGGCGATAAGATCCAGTTTAACACCAATTTCAATACAGAATTCATCTTCGATTTTGAGAACAAACTGAAGCTGAATTATGAAGGCAAGGAAGATGAGATCATCAAGCTGATTGAAGCCGGTAATGTTTCCATGCCGCTGAGTACTACCCTGATCACCGGGACCCAAAGTCTTTTTGGCTTCAAGGCCAAGCTGCAATTTGGCAAGACCACCGTCACAGGCTTGTTTTCTGAGCAGGAAAGCCAGAGTAACACCGTGGTTGTGGAAGACGGCGCACAAACAAATAAATTTCTGCTGAAAGCAACCGATTATGAAGAAAACAAGCACTTCTTCGTTGCTCATCTGTTTCGCGAAAGTTATGACCGTGCACTGGCAGAACTCCCAATTATCTCCTCCGATGTAAATATTACACGGATTGAAGTCTGGGTAACCAATATCGGTCCGGCCATCCTGCAAAACCGTAACCTTATCGCTTTCCAGGATCTTGGAGAAAACAACAGGATTTACAGCCCGGAGATTCAGCCGAATCCCGGAATCCCATACCCGGCAAATAATTCCAATGACCTGCTCAGCCATATGGATTTTAATCAGCTTCGCAGCATGAGTGCGGTAGGCCCTTACCTTAGTGGCGACCCTTTTGGCATTGGGCAGTCAGGTTACTTTACAGCCGGTGAGGATTTCGAAAAGATTGAAAGTGCGAGGAAGCTCGAAGCTTCTGAATATTCATTGAATACCAAACTGGGCTTTATCTCTTTGTATTCCAACCTGAACTCCGACCAGGCCCTTGCCGTCGCCTTCCAGTATACCGTAATTGGTGTCGATAGTGTGTTCCAGGTCGGGGAATTCTCGGACCAATCAGCCAATACCGCCAACTGCCTTGTGGTGAAACTGGTGAAAAGCAGTTCGTTGAGCACCAATGTGCCTATGTGGGACCTGATGATGAAAAACGTTTACTCCATCGGAGCTTATAGGGTCAGCCGCGACCGTTTCATCATGAACATCCTTTATTCAGGAAACCAGAACGGGGTCCCTACAGGTTATTTTACAGAGGGACCGGAAGAGATAAAAGGCCTTCCCCTCATCCAGATATTCAATCTGGACAACCTTGACCAATTGCTGAATCCGCCTGCCGATGGTTTATTTGATTTTATCGATAATGCTGCCACCCAGGGTGGTACAATGAATTCTTCCAATGGCCGGATATATTTTACTACAATCGAACCATTTGGTAAATCTATCAGGAATAAATTCGGGCCTGAATACGAGGATCTGGGGAAAAAGTATGCTTTCGATACGCTTTACCGGGCAACGAAAACAATAGCTGAACAACAAACGGAGAAGAATAAGTATTTCCTTGAGGGTTTTTACACATCCGAATCTGGTGCAGAAATCGATCTGAACGCTTTCAATATCCCGCGGGGGTCTGTGAAAGTGACAGCCGGGGGCAGAGTCCTTACTGAAAATGTTGAATATACAGTTGATTATACACTTGGCCGGGTAAGGATCATAAACGAGGGAATTCTGAATTCCGGGCTTCCGATCAATATCACAACTGAAAACCAGGCCAATTTCAACGTTCTGAAAAAGAGGCTGATGGGATTGCGGATTGATCATCAGTTCAGCAAAGATTTGCGGTTTGGGGGTACCCTGATGAATTTGACCGAGAGGCCGCTTACGCAAAAGGTCGATTACGGCAATGATCCGATTTCCAATACTATTTTGGGACTTGACGGAAGTTACCAGGGGGAATCCCGACTTATCACCAGTATTGTCGACAAGATACCCGGTATAGACACCAAAATGCCTTCAAAAGTGAACGTCGATGGGGAATTTGC is part of the Bacteroidales bacterium genome and harbors:
- the ruvA gene encoding Holliday junction branch migration protein RuvA, which gives rise to MYEYIQGKLVEINPVYAVLDTGGTGFILQITLNTFTKISGLENCKLYVHQVIREDAHVLFGFADQEERELFRLLISVSGVGPNTARLLLSSLNVAELKEAIVTGKVGILKSVKGIGEKSAQRIIVDLKDKIDKGTAWPQKVEISHNTIREQSLSGLVVLGFPRKVAEKAIDEVIKEFRQLGDIEVEGGSLSVERLIKEALKRI